A single region of the Duganella sp. BuS-21 genome encodes:
- the thrC gene encoding threonine synthase, which produces MQYVSTRAASSAAASSSQQFSDILLGGLAADGGLFLPAEYPQVSGAELDAWRQLSYADLAFEILKKFATDIPQADLRALTAKTYTKEVYKNVRQGEKASQITPLRVLEEHDNGAKLVLQALSNGPTLAFKDMAMQLLGNLFEYALAKQNAELNIFGATSGDTGSAAEYAMRGKQGIRVFMLSPHKKMSAFQTAQMFSLQDPNIYNIAIEGVFDDAQDMVKAVSNDLEFKARHKIGTVNSINWARVVAQVVYYFRGYLSATTSNDQKVSFTVPSGNFGNICAGHIARMMGLPIDKLVAATNENDVLDEFFRTGVYRVRKSAETYHTSSPSMDISKASNFERFIYDLVGRDSDRTRALFQKVDTHGGFDLSGKPGSDGDEFKLVANYGFKSGKSTHDDRVNTIRDVADDYDIVIDTHTADGIKVAKENLEPGVTMIVLETALAAKFNETILEALGMDAERPQGFENIEELQQKFVVMKPDVDAMKVYIAANTGL; this is translated from the coding sequence ATGCAATACGTGTCTACCCGCGCCGCGTCGTCGGCTGCCGCTTCGTCCTCCCAACAATTTTCCGATATTCTGCTGGGCGGCCTTGCCGCTGACGGCGGTCTGTTCCTGCCGGCTGAATACCCGCAGGTGAGCGGCGCGGAGCTGGACGCATGGCGCCAGCTGTCCTATGCCGACCTGGCGTTCGAGATCCTGAAGAAGTTCGCCACCGACATTCCGCAAGCCGACCTGCGCGCGCTGACCGCCAAGACCTACACCAAGGAAGTCTACAAAAACGTCCGCCAGGGTGAGAAAGCCAGCCAGATCACGCCGCTGCGCGTGCTGGAAGAGCACGACAACGGCGCCAAGCTGGTGCTGCAAGCGCTGTCCAACGGCCCGACGCTGGCGTTCAAGGACATGGCCATGCAATTGCTGGGCAACCTGTTCGAATACGCGCTGGCCAAGCAGAACGCGGAACTGAACATCTTCGGCGCCACCTCGGGCGACACCGGCAGCGCCGCCGAATACGCGATGCGCGGCAAGCAGGGCATCCGGGTCTTCATGCTGTCGCCGCACAAAAAAATGAGCGCCTTCCAGACCGCCCAGATGTTCAGCCTTCAGGATCCCAACATCTACAACATCGCCATCGAAGGCGTGTTCGACGACGCTCAGGACATGGTCAAAGCCGTGTCCAACGACCTCGAATTCAAGGCCCGCCACAAGATCGGCACCGTCAATTCGATCAACTGGGCGCGCGTGGTGGCCCAGGTGGTGTACTACTTCCGTGGCTACCTGTCGGCCACCACCTCGAATGACCAGAAAGTGTCGTTCACGGTCCCGTCGGGGAACTTCGGCAATATCTGCGCCGGCCACATCGCCCGCATGATGGGCCTGCCGATCGACAAGCTGGTGGCCGCCACCAACGAAAACGACGTGCTCGATGAATTCTTCCGCACCGGCGTGTACCGCGTGCGCAAGTCGGCCGAGACCTATCACACCAGCAGCCCGTCGATGGACATTTCGAAAGCCTCCAACTTCGAGCGCTTCATCTACGACCTGGTGGGCCGCGACAGCGACCGCACCCGCGCGCTGTTCCAGAAAGTCGACACCCACGGCGGCTTCGACCTGTCAGGCAAACCTGGCAGCGACGGCGACGAATTCAAGCTGGTGGCCAACTACGGCTTCAAGTCGGGCAAGTCGACCCACGACGACCGCGTCAACACCATCCGCGACGTGGCCGACGATTACGACATCGTGATCGATACCCACACCGCCGACGGCATCAAGGTGGCGAAAGAGAATCTGGAACCGGGCGTGACGATGATCGTGCTGGAAACCGCGCTGGCGGCCAAGTTCAACGAAACCATACTGGAAGCGCTGGGCATGGACGCTGAACGTCCGCAAGGCTTCGAGAACATCGAAGAGCTGCAGCAGAAGTTCGTCGTCATGAAGCCCGATGTCGACGCCATGAAGGTGTACATCGCCGCCAACACGGGGCTGTAA
- a CDS encoding molybdopterin molybdotransferase MoeA, with the protein MLAVREALDLMLAAARPVAHTEVIPTLSANGRVLASAQVSGMNVPGADNTQMDGYAVRAADCVGGHAVLAVSQRIPAGHVGQPLQPGTAARIFTGAMIPEGADAVVMQEQCTLADDQVTINHAPKSGEWIRRAGEDITCGSVILPAGARLRSQELGLAASVGLAELPVRRKLRVAVFFTGDELTMPGEPLAPGAIYNSNRFTLRALLENLGCEISDFGIVPDTLEATRSVLRESAQGHDLIITSGGVSVGEEDHIKPAVEAEGKLNMWQIAVKPGKPLAFGEVQDAFFVGLPGNPVSSFVTFLMFVRPFILRLQGVEGPIAPRGYAMRADFNWPKADKRNEFLRARINQAGGVELFRNQSSGVLTSTVWGDGVIDHPPGTTIASGDMVRFIPFNELLY; encoded by the coding sequence ATGTTGGCCGTCCGCGAAGCGCTCGACCTGATGCTGGCCGCTGCGCGGCCGGTGGCGCACACCGAAGTGATACCGACGCTGTCGGCCAACGGCCGCGTGCTGGCGTCCGCGCAGGTGTCGGGCATGAACGTGCCCGGCGCCGACAATACGCAAATGGACGGTTATGCGGTGCGCGCCGCCGATTGCGTCGGCGGCCACGCCGTGCTGGCGGTATCGCAGCGTATTCCGGCCGGCCATGTCGGCCAGCCTTTGCAGCCGGGGACTGCGGCGCGTATTTTTACGGGCGCCATGATTCCCGAAGGTGCGGACGCCGTCGTCATGCAGGAGCAATGCACCTTGGCGGACGACCAGGTCACCATCAACCATGCGCCCAAGTCGGGCGAGTGGATCCGCCGCGCCGGCGAGGACATCACCTGCGGTAGCGTGATCCTGCCGGCGGGCGCGCGCTTGCGCAGCCAGGAGCTGGGCCTGGCCGCGTCGGTCGGCCTGGCCGAACTGCCGGTCCGTCGCAAGCTGCGCGTGGCCGTGTTCTTTACCGGCGACGAACTGACCATGCCGGGCGAGCCGTTGGCGCCGGGCGCCATCTACAACTCCAACCGTTTTACGCTGCGCGCGCTGCTGGAGAACCTGGGCTGCGAGATCAGTGATTTCGGCATCGTACCGGATACGCTGGAGGCCACGCGTTCGGTGCTGCGCGAGTCGGCTCAAGGCCATGACCTGATCATCACTTCCGGCGGCGTGTCGGTCGGTGAAGAGGATCACATCAAGCCGGCGGTGGAAGCGGAGGGCAAGTTGAATATGTGGCAGATCGCCGTCAAGCCCGGCAAGCCGCTGGCCTTCGGCGAAGTGCAGGACGCTTTTTTTGTCGGTCTGCCGGGCAATCCGGTGTCGAGCTTCGTCACCTTCCTGATGTTCGTGCGCCCCTTCATCCTGCGCCTGCAGGGCGTGGAAGGCCCGATCGCGCCGCGCGGCTACGCCATGCGCGCCGATTTCAACTGGCCGAAAGCCGACAAGCGCAATGAGTTCCTGCGCGCCCGCATCAACCAGGCCGGCGGCGTGGAACTGTTCCGCAACCAGAGTTCCGGCGTGCTGACGTCGACCGTGTGGGGCGACGGCGTGATCGACCATCCGCCCGGCACCACCATCGCTTCCGGCGACATGGTGCGCTTTATCCCGTTCAACGAGTTACTTTACTGA
- the moaD gene encoding molybdopterin converting factor subunit 1 produces MTITVKFFASVREAVGASSESLALPDGVATVGALREHLAARGNAWREALGNPALRMAYNQVMCGADTALADGAEVAFFPPVTGG; encoded by the coding sequence ATGACGATTACCGTTAAATTTTTCGCCAGCGTGCGCGAAGCGGTGGGCGCTTCGTCGGAGTCGCTGGCATTGCCGGACGGCGTGGCCACGGTGGGTGCGCTGCGCGAACATCTGGCCGCGCGCGGCAATGCGTGGCGCGAAGCGCTGGGCAATCCAGCCTTGCGCATGGCGTACAATCAGGTGATGTGCGGCGCCGATACGGCACTGGCGGACGGCGCCGAGGTGGCGTTTTTCCCGCCGGTGACCGGCGGCTAG
- a CDS encoding TIGR03862 family flavoprotein, with protein MQSSLTPFRVAVIGGGPAGLMAAQDLAQAGVQVDLYDAMASVGRKFLLAGRSGMNITHAEAYEDFVGRYGDSAAPLRPMLDAFGPQAVRDWVHGLGLATFVGTSGRVFPTDMKAAPLLRAWVHRLRESGVRFHTRHRWLGWQGDELLFSAAGEDDKPATRLVQADAVILALGGASWARLGSDGAWMPLLAARGVEVAPLVPANCGFDIDWSEHFSSRHAGEPLMTVAVIARDAQGREMRKQGQFVVTQGGIEGSLIYALSAPLRDQIAAEGHTTIWLDLLPDLTAERVADEVSRPRGARSLSSHLQSRLGIKGVKAGLLRECLSKQQFADQAQLAQAIKRLPLRLQRARPIDEAISSAGGVRWEALKGTMLKAAPGVFVAGEMVDWEAPTGGYLLTACFAGGVAAARDVLAWRAGLTPR; from the coding sequence ATGCAGTCTAGTTTGACACCTTTTCGCGTCGCCGTCATCGGCGGCGGGCCCGCTGGTTTGATGGCCGCGCAGGATCTGGCGCAGGCGGGCGTGCAGGTGGACCTGTATGACGCCATGGCCTCGGTCGGCCGCAAGTTCCTGCTGGCCGGCCGCAGCGGCATGAATATCACCCACGCCGAGGCTTACGAGGATTTCGTCGGCCGCTACGGCGACAGCGCCGCACCCTTGCGGCCCATGCTGGACGCGTTCGGCCCGCAGGCCGTGCGCGACTGGGTGCATGGACTGGGCCTGGCGACTTTCGTCGGCACCTCGGGCCGCGTTTTTCCGACCGATATGAAGGCGGCGCCGCTGCTGCGCGCCTGGGTGCATCGTCTGCGCGAAAGCGGCGTGCGCTTCCACACGCGGCACCGCTGGCTGGGCTGGCAGGGCGACGAATTACTTTTCAGCGCAGCTGGCGAGGATGACAAGCCGGCCACACGCCTGGTGCAGGCCGACGCCGTGATCCTGGCGCTGGGCGGCGCCAGCTGGGCGCGTCTTGGTTCGGACGGCGCCTGGATGCCGCTGCTGGCGGCGCGCGGCGTCGAGGTGGCGCCACTGGTGCCGGCCAACTGCGGCTTCGATATCGACTGGAGCGAGCATTTCAGCAGCCGCCACGCCGGCGAGCCTTTGATGACGGTGGCCGTGATCGCGCGCGATGCGCAGGGCCGGGAGATGCGCAAGCAGGGCCAGTTCGTGGTGACGCAGGGCGGCATCGAGGGCAGCCTGATTTACGCCTTGTCGGCGCCGTTGCGCGACCAGATCGCGGCCGAAGGCCACACCACCATCTGGCTCGACCTGCTGCCCGACCTGACGGCCGAACGCGTGGCCGATGAAGTGAGCCGGCCGCGCGGCGCGCGTTCGCTGTCCAGCCATCTGCAAAGCCGCTTGGGCATCAAGGGTGTGAAGGCGGGGCTGCTGCGCGAGTGTCTGAGCAAGCAGCAGTTTGCCGACCAGGCGCAACTGGCGCAGGCCATCAAGCGCCTGCCGCTGCGCCTGCAGCGCGCGCGGCCCATAGACGAGGCGATCAGCAGCGCCGGCGGTGTGCGTTGGGAGGCGTTGAAGGGAACGATGCTGAAGGCCGCGCCGGGTGTGTTCGTGGCGGGCGAGATGGTCGATTGGGAAGCGCCGACCGGCGGCTACCTGCTGACCGCCTGCTTCGCCGGCGGCGTGGCTGCCGCCCGCGATGTGCTGGCGTGGCGCGCCGGACTCACTCCCAGGTAA
- a CDS encoding DUF2807 domain-containing protein, with amino-acid sequence MATVVELNGPIDLILTQGQTAALKVRGEQRSLANIETIQDGRELHIGTKGMLLNPRHRLQVELVLPSLEELTVHTSGDTKVSGFNGEKLELQLHGSGNVNFNGRYRELNAGAHGSGNLNLNTGSSEIVALEMVGSGQISASGSCKTLTADLTGSGDLNARHLASDQVTVNLKGSGTTHVFAKQSADLTLRGSGDIRVLGNPDQRNVQRTGSGEVTWE; translated from the coding sequence ATGGCCACCGTGGTGGAACTGAACGGCCCGATCGACCTGATACTGACCCAGGGCCAGACCGCCGCGCTCAAGGTGCGCGGCGAGCAGCGCTCGCTGGCCAATATCGAAACCATCCAGGATGGCCGCGAGCTGCACATCGGCACCAAAGGCATGTTGCTCAATCCGCGCCATCGCCTGCAGGTGGAGCTGGTGCTGCCGTCGCTGGAAGAGCTGACGGTGCACACCAGCGGCGACACCAAGGTGTCGGGCTTCAATGGTGAAAAGCTGGAGCTACAATTGCATGGCTCGGGCAATGTCAACTTCAACGGCCGCTATCGCGAGCTGAACGCCGGCGCGCACGGCAGCGGCAACCTGAATCTGAACACCGGCAGCAGCGAAATCGTGGCACTGGAAATGGTCGGTTCGGGCCAGATCAGCGCCTCCGGCAGCTGCAAGACGCTGACCGCCGACCTGACCGGCTCGGGCGACCTGAATGCGCGCCACCTGGCGTCGGACCAGGTCACCGTCAACCTCAAGGGCTCGGGCACCACCCATGTCTTCGCCAAGCAGTCGGCCGATCTGACCCTGCGCGGCAGCGGCGATATCCGCGTGCTGGGCAACCCTGACCAGCGCAACGTCCAGCGCACCGGTTCCGGCGAAGTTACCTGGGAGTGA
- a CDS encoding DUF1700 domain-containing protein, protein MTKQEYLDALKQAMQGLPPETVAKTLAYYEQRYIDGLVAGRSEAEVYKELDEPRKIAMTLRANAHLNAFEQKKTPFNLARVMVSFIGLAIFNLFMVIPAMVYASLLGAVYLSAFAFYIGGVALTASGLSGQNELALEGPLRHIMEFTDAHFASAEDEEEAQGWRVSINNMGVQVNQDAAEVRPADEEGLSRSGKLLNRAEAVAAGDVHITTDFDSGARTTQSLIGLGLILGGIGLCLISVVLTRYTVIGLKRYAAMNASLLRGR, encoded by the coding sequence ATGACGAAGCAGGAATATCTCGACGCGCTCAAGCAGGCAATGCAAGGTCTGCCACCGGAAACGGTGGCCAAGACCCTGGCCTACTACGAGCAGCGCTATATCGACGGCCTGGTGGCCGGCCGCAGCGAGGCCGAGGTCTACAAGGAACTCGACGAGCCGCGCAAAATCGCCATGACGCTGCGCGCCAACGCCCACCTGAACGCCTTCGAGCAAAAGAAAACCCCGTTCAACCTGGCGCGGGTGATGGTGTCCTTCATCGGCCTGGCGATCTTCAACCTGTTCATGGTGATTCCGGCCATGGTCTACGCCAGCCTGCTGGGCGCGGTCTACCTGTCGGCGTTCGCCTTCTACATCGGCGGCGTGGCGCTGACGGCCAGCGGTCTGTCGGGCCAGAACGAACTGGCGCTGGAAGGCCCGCTGCGCCACATCATGGAATTCACCGACGCCCATTTCGCCTCGGCCGAAGACGAGGAAGAAGCCCAGGGCTGGCGCGTCTCGATCAACAACATGGGCGTGCAGGTCAACCAGGACGCTGCCGAAGTGCGCCCGGCCGACGAAGAAGGCCTGAGCCGCAGCGGCAAGCTGCTCAACCGCGCCGAAGCCGTGGCGGCCGGCGACGTTCACATCACCACCGATTTCGATAGCGGCGCGCGCACCACCCAGTCCCTGATCGGGCTGGGGCTGATTTTGGGCGGCATCGGCCTGTGCCTGATCAGCGTGGTGCTGACCCGCTACACCGTGATCGGCCTGAAACGCTACGCCGCGATGAACGCCTCGCTGCTGCGCGGACGCTAG
- the hpnE gene encoding hydroxysqualene dehydroxylase HpnE, giving the protein MADPDLAGTPADKRGHADTGLVARSIAVVGAGWAGCAAAVELARAGYKVTLLEAGRTLGGRARRVETDRKQLDNGQHILLGAYRETLRLMKLTGVDTQQAILTLPLQMRYPPGTGGMDFAAPALPLPAPLHLAAALLRAKGLNREDKLSLARFSTAARWMGWRLQNDCTVGELLARFDQTPRLIQLMWRPLCLAALNTPPERASAQVFLNVLRDSLGATRRASDMLLPRADLSALFPEAAARYVEAHGGNARGGAKVDALRSIEGRLWQLDISGAAVGGTWSTYFGGVVLATGASQAATLLHDIPDCDTAALCGQLTAFEPEAITTVYLQYDAATRLDLPFYALLDDPFNHHYGQFVFDRSQLDARQAGLLAVVISASGPASAQPQELLAEAVAVQLAVDFQRPELGRPTWFKVITEKRATYASVPGLVRPGNATPLPGLFLAGDYTTGDYPATLESAVRSGIAAAALLTRSAAQ; this is encoded by the coding sequence GTGGCTGACCCGGACCTTGCCGGCACGCCGGCGGACAAGCGCGGCCACGCCGACACCGGCCTGGTGGCGCGCTCGATCGCGGTGGTCGGCGCCGGCTGGGCCGGCTGCGCCGCCGCCGTCGAACTGGCGCGCGCCGGCTACAAGGTCACCCTGCTGGAAGCCGGCCGCACCCTGGGCGGCCGCGCGCGCCGCGTTGAAACCGACCGCAAGCAGCTCGACAACGGCCAGCACATCTTGCTGGGCGCCTACCGCGAAACCCTGCGCCTGATGAAACTGACCGGCGTCGACACCCAACAGGCGATCCTGACGCTGCCGCTGCAAATGCGCTACCCGCCGGGCACCGGCGGCATGGACTTCGCCGCGCCCGCGCTACCGCTGCCGGCGCCGCTGCACCTGGCCGCCGCCTTGCTGCGGGCCAAGGGCCTGAACCGCGAAGACAAGCTCAGCCTCGCCCGCTTTTCCACCGCCGCGCGCTGGATGGGCTGGCGCCTGCAGAACGACTGCACCGTCGGCGAACTGCTGGCACGCTTCGACCAGACGCCGCGCCTGATCCAGCTGATGTGGCGTCCGCTCTGCCTGGCCGCCCTGAACACGCCGCCGGAGCGCGCCTCGGCCCAGGTCTTCCTCAACGTGCTGCGCGACAGCCTGGGCGCCACACGCCGCGCTTCCGACATGCTGCTGCCGCGCGCCGACCTCAGCGCGCTGTTCCCGGAAGCGGCGGCGCGCTATGTGGAAGCGCATGGCGGTAACGCGCGCGGCGGCGCCAAGGTCGATGCGCTGCGCTCGATCGAAGGCCGGCTGTGGCAGCTGGACATCAGCGGCGCAGCGGTCGGCGGTACCTGGAGCACGTATTTCGGCGGCGTGGTGCTGGCCACCGGCGCCAGCCAGGCCGCCACCCTGCTGCACGACATTCCCGACTGCGACACCGCCGCCCTGTGCGGCCAGTTGACCGCCTTCGAGCCGGAAGCCATCACCACCGTCTACCTGCAATACGACGCCGCCACCCGGCTCGACCTGCCGTTCTACGCCCTGCTCGACGATCCGTTCAACCATCACTACGGCCAGTTCGTATTCGACCGCAGCCAGCTCGACGCGCGCCAGGCCGGCCTGCTGGCGGTGGTCATCAGCGCCTCCGGCCCGGCCTCGGCCCAGCCGCAGGAGTTGCTGGCCGAAGCCGTGGCGGTGCAGCTGGCGGTGGACTTCCAGCGTCCGGAACTGGGCCGCCCGACGTGGTTCAAGGTCATCACCGAGAAACGCGCCACCTACGCCAGCGTGCCCGGATTGGTGCGGCCGGGCAATGCCACGCCCCTGCCCGGACTGTTCCTGGCCGGCGACTACACCACCGGCGACTACCCCGCGACGCTGGAATCGGCCGTCCGCAGCGGCATCGCCGCCGCCGCCCTGTTGACAAGGAGCGCCGCCCAGTAG
- the hpnD gene encoding presqualene diphosphate synthase HpnD: MSPDDYCQQKTAQSGSSFYYSFLFLPPERRRAITALYAFCREVDDTVDECTDESIARIKLSWWRKEINTMYAGQQTHPVTQALQPHLQAYNLKEEHLQAIIDGMEMDLNQTRYLDYAALSKYCWHVASVVGILSASIFGVTNPQTLQFAEKLGHAFQLTNIIRDVGEDARKGRIYLPINELQQFNVTAAEILNVKHSEKFEKLMAFQIARAQSAYDEAYALLPKEDRRAQRPGLMMAAIYRTLLTEVEADGYHVLEHRISLTPIRKLWLAWKTYIRG; the protein is encoded by the coding sequence ATGTCCCCCGACGACTACTGCCAGCAAAAGACCGCGCAAAGCGGCTCCAGTTTCTACTACAGCTTCCTGTTCCTGCCGCCGGAGCGTCGCCGCGCCATCACTGCCCTGTACGCCTTTTGCCGCGAAGTGGACGACACGGTCGACGAATGCACGGATGAATCGATCGCCCGCATCAAGCTGTCCTGGTGGCGCAAGGAAATCAACACGATGTACGCCGGCCAGCAGACTCATCCGGTGACGCAGGCGCTGCAGCCGCATCTGCAGGCCTACAACCTGAAGGAAGAACATCTGCAAGCCATCATCGACGGCATGGAGATGGACCTCAACCAGACCCGCTACCTCGACTACGCCGCCCTCAGCAAGTACTGCTGGCATGTGGCCAGCGTGGTCGGCATCCTGTCGGCCAGCATCTTCGGCGTGACCAATCCGCAAACCCTGCAGTTCGCGGAAAAGCTCGGCCACGCCTTCCAGCTGACCAACATCATCCGCGACGTCGGCGAAGACGCGCGCAAAGGCCGCATCTACCTGCCGATCAACGAACTGCAACAGTTCAACGTCACCGCCGCCGAGATCCTCAACGTCAAGCACAGCGAGAAGTTCGAAAAACTCATGGCGTTCCAGATCGCCCGTGCCCAAAGCGCCTACGACGAAGCCTACGCCCTGCTGCCCAAGGAAGACCGCCGCGCCCAGCGTCCCGGCTTGATGATGGCGGCCATCTATCGCACCTTGCTGACCGAAGTGGAAGCCGACGGTTACCACGTGCTGGAACACCGTATCTCGCTCACGCCCATCCGCAAGCTCTGGCTGGCGTGGAAGACCTATATCCGTGGCTGA
- the hpnC gene encoding squalene synthase HpnC encodes MPVDHYENFPVASILLPSRLRPAVEAIYAFARSADDLADEGNATPEERLAALNAYQAALDRIEQGATDHQPMFERLAQVVREYQMPLKPLYELLSAFKQDVTVSRYQTYEALLDYCARSANPVGFMMLHLYGAADEDNVRDSDAICTALQLINFLQDVAIDQHKERVYIPLEDLNRYAISPAALDHASARPRWRSLMRFEVERARQLMLSGAPLALRLPGRIGFELRLVVQGGLRILDAIEAAEYDVFLHRPKLTRRDWLAIFWAAVRMKKQLKAVPRTA; translated from the coding sequence ATGCCGGTCGATCACTACGAAAACTTCCCTGTTGCCTCCATTTTGCTGCCGAGCCGTTTGCGTCCGGCAGTGGAAGCCATCTACGCCTTTGCCCGCAGTGCCGACGATCTGGCCGATGAGGGGAACGCGACGCCGGAAGAGCGACTGGCCGCGCTGAACGCCTACCAGGCCGCGCTGGACCGCATTGAACAGGGCGCGACCGATCACCAGCCGATGTTCGAACGGCTGGCGCAAGTGGTGCGCGAGTATCAGATGCCGCTCAAGCCGCTGTATGAGCTGCTGTCGGCCTTCAAGCAGGATGTGACGGTGTCGCGCTACCAGACCTACGAGGCGCTGCTCGACTATTGCGCGCGCTCGGCCAATCCGGTGGGCTTCATGATGTTGCACCTGTACGGCGCGGCGGACGAAGACAATGTGCGCGACTCGGACGCCATCTGCACCGCGCTGCAGTTGATCAACTTCCTGCAGGACGTGGCGATCGACCAGCACAAGGAGCGCGTCTACATTCCGCTGGAAGATTTGAACCGCTACGCGATTTCGCCGGCGGCGCTGGACCACGCGAGTGCGCGGCCGCGCTGGCGCTCATTGATGCGCTTCGAGGTGGAACGCGCCCGTCAGCTGATGCTGAGCGGTGCGCCGCTGGCCCTGCGCCTGCCGGGCCGCATCGGCTTCGAACTGCGGTTGGTGGTGCAAGGCGGCCTGCGCATCCTGGATGCCATCGAAGCGGCCGAATACGACGTTTTCCTGCACCGCCCCAAACTGACCAGGCGCGACTGGCTGGCCATTTTCTGGGCCGCCGTGCGCATGAAAAAGCAACTGAAAGCCGTGCCACGCACCGCTTGA
- a CDS encoding efflux RND transporter periplasmic adaptor subunit, which translates to MSTLKNVLVAAAALALLGACSKQAEKTEDIRPVRAMSLVSSDIDVNAEFSGEVRARVESRLGFRVGGKIVSRKVDAGTLVKKGQVLMQLDPQDLQLSQAQALANLRAAETNRDLAKADLKRYQELVSKSFVSQSVLDTKESTFKAAQANVDAAQAGYRGQSNQAGYASLVSDVDGVVTAVDAEVGQVVTPGTPVVRVAKSGEKEIVIGIPEDKVDTLRRIADVHVRLWADPKNVAVGKIREISPVADPSTRTYTVKVVIPDTLAEAKLGMTAVVQFASKTATPQIKVPLTALFYEKAATSVWVVENGAVKLVPVTIGGVAGNEIVLVSGVKPGQTVVTAGVNLLKPGQKVKILGNDLPKAAK; encoded by the coding sequence GTGTCTACTCTCAAGAATGTGCTGGTCGCCGCCGCGGCGCTGGCCCTGCTGGGCGCTTGTTCCAAACAGGCCGAGAAAACCGAGGATATCCGGCCGGTGCGCGCCATGTCGCTGGTCAGCAGCGATATCGATGTAAATGCCGAGTTTTCCGGCGAAGTGCGGGCCCGCGTGGAGTCGCGCCTCGGCTTCCGGGTCGGCGGCAAGATTGTCAGCCGCAAGGTCGATGCCGGCACGCTGGTCAAAAAAGGCCAGGTGCTGATGCAGCTCGATCCGCAGGATTTGCAGCTGTCGCAAGCCCAGGCGCTGGCCAATCTGCGCGCAGCCGAAACCAATCGCGACCTGGCCAAGGCCGACTTGAAGCGCTATCAGGAGCTGGTCAGCAAGAGCTTCGTCAGCCAGTCGGTGCTCGATACCAAGGAATCCACCTTCAAAGCCGCGCAGGCCAACGTGGATGCCGCGCAGGCGGGCTACCGTGGCCAGTCCAACCAGGCCGGCTACGCCTCGCTGGTGTCGGACGTCGATGGCGTGGTGACGGCGGTCGATGCCGAGGTGGGGCAGGTGGTCACGCCGGGCACGCCGGTGGTGCGCGTGGCCAAGTCGGGTGAGAAGGAAATCGTCATCGGCATCCCGGAAGACAAGGTCGATACGCTGCGCCGCATCGCGGACGTGCACGTGCGTCTGTGGGCCGATCCGAAGAACGTGGCGGTCGGCAAGATCCGCGAAATTTCGCCGGTGGCCGATCCGTCCACCCGTACCTACACGGTCAAGGTGGTGATTCCCGATACGCTGGCGGAAGCCAAGCTGGGCATGACGGCGGTGGTGCAGTTCGCCTCCAAGACGGCGACGCCGCAGATCAAGGTGCCGCTGACCGCGCTGTTTTATGAGAAAGCCGCGACCTCGGTGTGGGTGGTGGAAAACGGCGCCGTCAAGCTGGTGCCGGTCACCATCGGCGGCGTGGCCGGCAACGAGATCGTGCTGGTCAGCGGCGTGAAGCCGGGCCAGACCGTGGTCACGGCGGGCGTCAATCTGCTCAAGCCGGGTCAGAAGGTCAAGATTCTTGGCAACGACCTGCCGAAGGCCGCTAAATGA